The Balaenoptera ricei isolate mBalRic1 chromosome 9, mBalRic1.hap2, whole genome shotgun sequence genome segment ATATAGACAGTGCTGATTATTTTACAAAACTGGAAATGCTAGTTTTTTTTCGATATCCCGGTTTAAAACAGCAATTTGACACAGCAGAGTTTATTATCTCATAAAAGCCTGTTATCTTGCAAGAGTGAGAGAACCATTTAAAGAAGCCATACCGTTTTGAAAGACACCAGTTCATTCTCTTGCAAATAATTTATCCATGATAATATGGGTCATTTCTTGAAATAATTTGTGGGGAATAAAGCAAGATGCTTGCCTtcagcttccctccctccttccttcccatctttcttccctcccttccttccttcccctactttcctttgttttttcgtTTCTTCTCTAAGAGGAATGTGCTAGACTGCCCTGTCAACCTGCATATTATACTTGAACTCCCCCAAAGTTCCATATGCATTACAGCTTTCATGCATTAGCTCTCATTCACAATGATTCACAAATGAAAGCATCAGCATCGATAGCATGAAAACCTCTTACTTGCAGGCTATTTGTTAAAAATACTCTAAGAAGTATTTAAATTCTAATGTTCTTGAGCTATTTGTTAATTACAAATTTTTTACCAGACATGTTAATGGTGAAGTGTAGAgaatacaatatataaaaaatacatctcTTTAAGCCTAGAAAATAGATGCCTTTGGATTACCACCACTGCAGTGTAGAGAACAGCCCTTCCTACTGAGTTAGGTTCTGAATGCATGATTTCTTTCCCTAACACTGGTTTTTCCAATctacttctgtttcatttataaaCAAAGCAAGGTGAGATTTTGCTATCACTTTGGTAATTCTTCTCTCCCTCCAACCGCCAACATCCTGAATTcagtgcatattttaaaattcaaccaAGACAAGACACCTGGCAATAAGTGTTCACTTCTTATTTGAGGTGTGAACAGGAAAAGCAGCATAATAAAGGCACTGTATTTATCAGAAGGGGCTTTCTTCTGAGTTTTTACATAGGCCCATGCCTTGGCTGCAACTTTGAATAAAATGTGTTGGCTCATTCCTCCTCATTCAAAGTAAATGTTATTTCAGTCACTGGCTTTTCATCTCTAGAGTGCATAGATACATATGAAATGTATGTTTACATACATTTCTAATCATATAGTATAAAATAAGCCCTAGTCCTTTGAATGACAGGAAAGTACTGGTACATTGACACTTGATAATCCGTAAATACCAATATCTTATAACATCAACCAGTGGCCTAAAATATCAGTCGTTGAAACTGCTAGCCTACATCTTCACTTCTCACTCTTTCCCATTCTTGTTGATAAAGAGATGTAAAACTGAGGCTTATTTCTTCTTCAGGATTTGATATAAACTCATACGTTATTGTAAGTTCAGAGAATAAAGAGCTGGCCAGCCATGAACTCCTGTAGTCCCGCACTGTGCTCACCTGGGTCACAGAAAGGAGCCTTCTTCCTCTTCACATCAGAGTTCTGATCAAggagtttttgttgctgttgtttgtttttgagaaaaCAAGAGTTCACACGCAAACATTCAGGAAGCAGCACTGGCATAGACCCACTTTGATCCCTTAAAGCGTCCTGAGGGTCCCTTCTCACACAGCCACTTTTTCCTTTGCCAGGTTCTTTGGTTCCTTGCTTGGGATACACCAGTCACCAGCCTCGCTGCTCGTCTGATAATGTTTGAAGGCTGATTTGTTAAAGACTGGGAGTGTTTCTACAGACTCAGAAGATAAAGCCTCaaagaagggggagaaaaaatcaaagaaattattCATCGCATAATTTGTACCTGAAGtgattattcaaaataaattcaGAGGTAAGTATTCAAACATTCAAATACATTCTTTTAATTGATTTAGTAATAAGAGCACACCAGAGTCCATGGTATGCTAGGCactgtataaaataaaactgaaaaataaatattatctgcACCCCATAGGGgctgaaataatatatatacagttaTAAATTAGGTAACAGTATTTGTGTTCAATAGTTACACATGTCCCTTGTTTGGATATTGCTGATGCCATAGAGTTGGATAGCAGTAGGCAAATAGGTTTTCAAGGCAAAACCTTTGTATGTGTGATAAAGTGAGAGTCCTAACCTGATACTATTGATCTATTAAAATCTGATACTATAAATCTATAATATGTTAACCTTTTCCAATACTTTGAAGACATTTTTACTATTTAAGAAATGAATAGCTATTTCAGGTATTCTAAGACCATGGGGCAAATGGTCCCATTTTCCCTTGCACAAAATGGGAGCCTAGAAGCTTAATGTTTTAGTTGTTAATAActgtgaatatattttcatttgaaatagtTGGCAAATGATTAACAGCATCAGGACAGTGACCTTAACAAATAAATTGAGGCTttatcagaaatggaaaaaacatgtaccaaattttaaagtttaaacagGAAATGCCAGGCACCCCACTGACAGCTTCTGAGCAGTCAGCTTTCCTCTCCCTGGATTTCTAACAAGGTCAGCTTAAGGTCTTGAGTATCTTGATATCAGTTGTTTTCTAGGCTGAAATATTATTAGCATATATGTATTTCCCACAAGTCTAAGTAAAACAAAAGTATAGCTATTCTTACAGATGCCGATAGGATTTGccttaaaaaattcaaatgagcATCTCCTCACTCAGAAACTAATGCACTTCTTGGGAAACAATTTTGCTTCATTGAGGCAAGTAGCCTGGCCCACTTCCTTTTTGATACGTTAccacattaaatattaaataatatatctaCACAtaccaaatagaaaatataatgacTTGTGGTCATTATTTGCACTAACTCAGTTTGGGTGTTCACTGTGGACCGTagaactcagggctgtaaaagaagagtcttttcagaaatatgattttttttattggatttaAAGGATACCTTTAAGTAGATGACAGCATCTGTTCCATATCCTGGCAAAGAGTAGAGATTTAGATCTCCTTGAAAGTACTTGGCATAGAGACGAGAAATTGGCAAGCCATAACCAAAACCAGCCTAGAAGGGAAAGATCAGTTATTGACAAAGTGGTGAACATGATCATAGGAATACAAAATGCTTTCTCATAACCCCCATGCCCAATTTAACTAAATTGATTAACTTGCCTAAATACTTCCTTGTAATCCTTGCTCTACATTTAGAAGTAGGCGGCTGGGATGAACTTAGCCATATAATTGGTCTTACCAAAGGAGCATTCCGGGAATTATCCATCACAGGCGTGGGTGCAGTAGAGTACGTGTAACTAAAGAGCCGGTCAATGATCCTCAGGGGAACACCACCTCCTCTATCTGaaatcttaaacaaacaaaccagtcaTCAGAGCTACACATTAAAAACAATATGCATTTGTTTACATTAAAATGTCTTTCCTTCATTTAAAAGTCACCTGGTGTACATGACTTTGATCTATTGTTCAAAGCAGAGAGCTTTATTATTAttgactcttttaaaaattctcttaagaaagactcaaaagaaaaacagagaatggTTACCTTAATTGTAAGATCTTCTTTTCCCAAGACAACAATCACCTCAATTGGTGTCAGGGAAGGCCAATTTTCCTGGTGTTCAACTGTGGCCCTCATTGcattctaaagaaaacaaaaccgtAAGGAATTCAATGGCAGGAGGATGAGGGACAATAAATAActgtttatgtttaaaataaaagcagcacAGAGGGTAATTCaaagttcttattttatttttttagtagtaAAATAGCTCTGTAAATAGCCATTTATGATTGTGTCATGCAGGAGgtataatgaaaaatattcatttaccATGTAATATAGCTACTGGGAGTAATGTCTAATGAAAAAACAATTCTGCTACCTGTCAAGTTCTTATTTGTAAGCTTAATTTAAATGTAGAAATTGGTTTTTAGAGTCCATTTCCTGGCTTTCTCTTTTCTGACTTTCCATTACATTTTACATCTAAGCACCAAAGACTATTACATAACAAATAAACAGTGAATCATTGAACCAATTTATTGGCTTTTATAAAATTTGCTGGGAAAAGGTTGTTACTATTTAAAAGGATAGtaaataattctaaattaaatttcaatttgCATTTGATTATCATCTTAACTTTTACCAATGATGGCAAAATAACTGTATGAGTTGGACCATTCAATTTAAAAGTAAATCAAATCATACAAAAAAGCATCTTTTGTCCCTTAACAGAGAAGAAGCTCAAACAAGTTTTCAGATAAGTAGATGAATCTCATACAGATAAAGTTTTGGtttattttacccattttcctCTCTACCCTTCTTCTGATAGGTTATCTGCTTTCTGGTTTCTATATAATAATGTTAAGCTCTAAGCATTAgctgaagagaaataaaatagatcaGATGTTTGTAGTACAATCAATACCTCATTGCATTAACATTAGAATAAGTTAGGAAACAGTAGGTTCCGGGAAGAGTTACATCAGAATTAGAAGCGGATTTCACTTTGTTTTGAAGACTTCCTCCTCTCCAGTCCAGGGGACTCTTAGGAACCATCACAAAGCTTCAAGTGTTTTTTCTATCTTTTGGTGcaagtatagagtttcagtttgggctTAGAACCCGGGACAGGATTTGATTCTTAGTACCTGGCTGTCCCAGACCAGTAACATCCACAGCCTCTAatagcttgttagaaatgcagattctcaggtcaAGAGTGTCAGAATCTCTGGGACAGGCTTAAGCATCTGTGTTTTAAAAGCTCTCTAGGCGATGCTAATGCACACGAACGTCTGAGAAGCCCTACCCTACTGTTCTGCTATGAAAGCGTGGACCATGGATCAGCGGCATCACCTGTTAGCTTATTAGACGTTCGTAACCTCAGGCCCAATCCCAGACCTACCGAAGCAGAATCTGACTTTTAACAAAacccccaggtgattcatatgcacattaaagtaGATCACTGAAGGAACTGACTGTCCTTTGAGTATATTCTAGTCATAGGTTGGGACCCTGCCACCTCCAGTAATTCTGGACCTGAACCTCTGGATTTAGAGTTGGACCAGCCTATGGGGATGGAGATAACAAGGCCTCAGTCACTGAAGCATTCACCCCACGACCTTCCttcatgaatgcatgaatgactaGTGCTTTGTTGGACACCTGAAAAAATAATGGGAACAGGGAGCATTGAGATATAGTGAATCATATTGTGCATTCTCACATACATGTTGATGCTACAAGGAACTGCATGTACCCTTTCAAACATTAACTGTAGCTTCTTTCTGTTAGGACACAGAAGCATGCCTGGGAGAAGATAGTGAGGCTCCTGTTTAGTAGGGaatgataaaggaaataaaaatgtaaccagttaacatttaaaaaaaacaaaattgcaaTTATTGTGAAGTGTCTTACCTTGAATAGTTCAAAGAGCATATGATGAAGGTGAGACGAAACATACACAATATGAATTGGTTGGCCTGGAAATTTTCCTAGAAAAAATTAAGCTAATTTAGAATCGCTaaacaaatatttcattaaaataaactttcatatctatttgattaatattttagaTTTAAACAGAATTGGAATACTCCCCATCCTCCTCACTCTAAAATCCTACCTTAGAAGCCTCCCTTTAAACAGTAAACACAACTGGCTTATGTTCAAAATGCTATTACAGTTGCTACCTTGTGCTCTATGATTAATTTTTGCAGTTCTCTACAAATGCATAAAGtcagataaatataaaacaaggGTGCTCTAAATTAGATGACATGGATTAGTTATTTCTACCTTCAAAACTTTTGTACTGGACAATTGCAGAGTTAAAATTATATgcatcttaaaaaagaagaaaaatgtaagtcTACAGTATAACATCAAAATTGATGCTAGCTAGctataattttcataattttaatgcATGGGAAAATAACACAtctgattattctttttttttaattaatttatttaattttttggctgcattgggtctttgttgctgtgcgcaggcttttctctagctgtggagagtgggggctactcttcgttgtggtgcgcgggcttctcattgaggtggcttctcttgttgggctctagagcgcaggctcagtagttgtggcacacgggcttagttgctccacggcatgtgggatcttcctggaccagggctcgaacccatgtcccctgcattggcaggtggattcttaaccactgtgccaccagggaagccccatctgatTATTCTTGATTTTTAGCAACTAAACATAAAATCCCATAGGCTAAAGATGCTTAAATTTCACCAAGAggctaaagaaaaacagaaacaaaaacctcGTAAtactctgaaaagaaaaataaaagtattattcTTTCATGTTCCAGGCCTTGGCAAAGTTTGAATCAGAAAACAAGGCCTGGCACAATTCCCTCCTTATTTCATCAAACAGTTCAAGCAGTTTATCTACAAGTATTATGCAACAATGCTGttaatgcttaaaaatatttttcaatctttATTTGTACTCCTACTTTTAGTTTAGCAATCCATTACATTTCCCTATCCCCAATCCAAGAGTTAAGCTACTCTTAATTTGAGCAACTTGATTTCAATTCTCACCGCCAACAAACATTGTTCCTGTATAACTATTACTTGAAAAAGATGTTTACTTTGAGTTGAAAGGAGGTTATTCCAATTTAAGTGTACTGTCTTGCTTTGAGAAGCAACTATGGGATAAGATAAAAATAGTGCCTTGCATTCATCCTGTAATTACTTCATTCAGTGTGGGAAGACCTTATCCTTTTAGGTACCCTAGAGTTGAAGCTATTGAAGTATGCTCTGCTTCCAAAACAGTGATATATACTtatagtgaaaattaaaaaaaaaaaattggtaagaacatttaacatctaccttcttaaatatttaagtgtacaatatagtattgttaactgtaggaatggtgttgtacagcagatctctagaacttattcatcttgcataactgaaattttatacccaCTGAATAGCAACTCCCCATCTCCCTGCTTCcttcagcctctggcaaccaccattctactctccaCTTCTATGAGCTTGACTATTtttgatacctcatataagtgcaatcacatagtatttgtccttctatgactggcttctttcttaTAGTGCAGtttaaagtgtttttgttttcagatctGATAAGTAACCTCTTTAGGAGCATATCTCCACTACCAAGTGGTTCCTCCTAATCTGACCTCCTTATTCCTGTATTCTGTAGTAAGCAATCTTTCTTTGATCAAAGATATTGGAACTTAGCTGCTACTCTAAATCCTAAATTATTTGTTCAAACCATTCTTCTTATGAATTTTCATTAGCAACTGAATATACTCAATTGCAACTTTCCAGTTGAGATAAAGAGAACCTTGGcttcaaaaaaaaatgtgtacaaaTTCTAGGCAAGTTCAGAAGGCAAAAAATGAACACAGACATTGCTTTGTATTTACAAGAAGTAATCATACTGGGAGAACACTGAATTTTCcatagataaaaatatatttaatttataacttACCATTCACTTGTGTGAGCTTTAATTCTGGAGATGTTAAATAATACTGATTACAAAGCATCTTGGAACACTCAAAGGCATC includes the following:
- the PDK4 gene encoding pyruvate dehydrogenase kinase, isozyme 4, with the translated sequence MKAARFVMRSAGSLVPREVEHFSRYSPFPLSMKQLLDFGSENACERTSFVFLRQELPVRLANILKEIYILPDGLVNTSSVQLVKSWYIQSLMELVEFHEKSPKDQKTLSDFVDTLIKVRNRHHNVVPTMAQGILEYKDACTVDPTTNQNLQYFLDRFYMNRIATRMLMNQHILIFSDLQTGNPSHIGSIDPNCDVAAVVQDAFECSKMLCNQYYLTSPELKLTQVNGKFPGQPIHIVYVSSHLHHMLFELFKNAMRATVEHQENWPSLTPIEVIVVLGKEDLTIKISDRGGGVPLRIIDRLFSYTYSTAPTPVMDNSRNAPLAGFGYGLPISRLYAKYFQGDLNLYSLPGYGTDAVIYLKALSSESVETLPVFNKSAFKHYQTSSEAGDWCIPSKEPKNLAKEKVAV